From Spiroplasma endosymbiont of Amphimallon solstitiale:
ATATTATATTTTTTTGCTCATGTTTCTGCTTTATCTAAACTTCTTGAATATATACAAGTTATTTTAACTTTTTTATTAGTTAACGCTTGCTTTATAAATCTTTGAACAATTTTTCCAGTTCCAATAATACCAATTCTAATCATCTTGTACTCCTTTAACTTTTTAAACTTGTTTCATAATTAATGATTGACATTAAAAATAAAGGTGCAGTTTCAGCACGTAAAATTAATTTTCCTAAACTAATATTACTAAAATTAAGTTGTGTTAAAGTTGCAATTTCTTCTTTAGTGATTCCTCCTTCGGGTCCAACTATAATTGTTATTGATGATAATTTATTATTTATTTGACTAATTCAACTAGTTTCTAATGAATTTTCATATGCAACCAAATTAAGATGAGACCGATATCGTTCTAATTGTTTTAAATCAAAAACAACGGGTGTAACAATCGGAATTAAATTGCGATTTGATTGTTTGGCAGCAGCTTTTGCAATATTTTGTCAACGTAAAACTTTCTGTTCTGCTTTTGTTCTTGTTAAAACACTAACACATCGTTTTAACTGCAATGGCACAATTTGATAAACTCCCAATTCTACTGCTTTTTGAATGACTAAATCAAATTTTTGTTCTTTTAATAACGATATTACTAATGTGATTTTACATCTTAATTCTGAATTACTATTTGGCACTGTTTTTATAATTTCGCATTTAATAACTGATGTAATTTCAATAATTTTTGTTAAATATTTTTGTTCTTGATGAATAATAACTATTTCATCATTAATTTTATGACATAATACTTTAATTAGATGTTTACTATCTTCTTCATCTAATATTAAAATATTATTAGTTTTATGGTTAGTAAAGTAGCATTCCATAGTCCACCTCTAATTTGATTATAACATAAGGTAAAACTCAAATTAACAACTTTTAACTATCATCTTTAATTTACCTGAATTGTAAATATAAATGGGACAGTTTTTTAAAATAATTGTATTAAATCTATTGGTCTTTTATAAGATAGTGATTTTCTGGGTGTAGAATTAATTTGAAATGCTATAGTATTTAAATCTTTTTGTTTATATGAAGATAGATCTGTAGATTTTGGTAAATATCTTCTTAAAATACCATTATTATTTTCATTTAAACCTCTTTGACAAGGTTTACCAGGATCTGCAAAATAAATCTTAACATTACAATTTTTTTCGATTAATTTTCATTTACTAAATTCTTTACCACGATCAAAAGTAATAGTTTTAACTGTTCCTTTTTGTAACTTTGAAATAAATTTTATTATACTTTTTGTAATATTTTCTGATTTATTATTTTTAGTTGCTAAAGGAATTGTGGTTTTTGATCATATATCAGCTAAAGTAATAATAGAACTTTTATGATCTTTACCAATGATAGTATCACCCTCTAAATGACCAAATTCTTCTATATTTTTAATATTAGGAATGATTAAATTTCTTTCATGAATAGACTTACAATTATTAATTCTGCCCCTAGTTTCTTTTTGTTTGTGAGGTTTATTTTTTCCTTTTCTCAATAAGTTATTTTCATCAAAACCCATTCGATTTGTTTTAAACATGTTATATAAAGTTTTTGTTGAAATACTTTTTATTTTATTTTCCTTTAAAAAATTAGCAATTATATCAAGAGCATAATTTTTAGTAATTAACAAATGATTAATAGTATTAATTTCTATTAAAGTTAAAATTATTAATTTTCTACCTGCATTTTGTTTATTTTTTTGAATTTTATTCAATATTTCTAATGGTAATAAGTTTTGATTTAATAATCTACAAACTCTATGTACAGTTGATTTACTATAATCAATGGCTTTTGCTATTTTACGAATCGAAAATCCATAACTTTTATATTCTTTTATTGCTATTATTGATTCAATAGTCAGATACTTATACATTGTGCTAATTCCTTTCTTTTCTTAATTATAGAATTAACACAATTTAATTTTTATATAAGTGTCCTTTTTAATTTTACAATTCAGGTAAGTAAAAATATAAATAATGAATTCTTATTTAATAATCTTGAGTTAGAATTATCAATAAATAAATTCTGATATAAATTTTCTATTAAACTTTATAAAAAAGAAAAAGAAATAGTTAAATATTGAAAAGAACAGTACTTTGAATGTTATAAAAAACAATTTTTTGTAAAGAAAAACTTAGAAAATGATAATAAAATATCAAATTTTGTTATTAATAAAATTAATAAAGATGTACAAAATATTTTTTTAATTATGTAGAAAAGTATGGATGACCAAAAATTATTCATCAATTTACACTTAAAATATTATTTTTAATTAAAAATTTGTTAAAAGTAACATTATTTAGTGTAAAAATTCTCTAAAAATAACACTTTATCATGTATCATTACTTTTCTACAAAATTAAAGAAATATTTCGGTTTCAACTCCTTCATTAAAAGTACATACATTAAAAATGTAAAATATATAACACGCTATTTTTTAATAAAATCATTTAAAAATCTAGAATTTATTTTTTTTCAAATTATGATATAATCACTTTAAAATAATTATTAATTTTTTACAATATTTAAATGAGGTATATATATGAAAAAACCATTATCATTTATGGGTGCATTATTATTATCAAGTGCAGTCACTGCTAGTACAACGGCATGTAATAATCTAACTATATTCAAAAAAGATTTAAAAAAAGATTTAACACAAACAGATTTAAAAATTGTACCAGAGGAACATCGAGGAACAATACCTACAGATTATGAATTAAAAGATCAACTATTTAATTTAAATCATGGACTTCATACTGATAATATTATAATTTTTAATAAAACCACTAATTATGCTTTTGTTGTTGGTGATGGTATTTTTTATAATCAAGATAAAATTAAAATTACTTATCAAATCCAAACTATTGATATTAGAACAATAATTGTTGATGGAGCATCCATTGGTAATTTTAGTACTAATGGTCAAAAACCTACTGTGGAAGCTGTTTACAGTCGTATTCAAGAAAAATATTCTAATTTAGAAATGGATCGCCTTAAAATTGATGTTATTTCTAATAAAGAAGCAACTATTATAGGTATTACGGGTGATGATGTTATTCCTCTTTATACTGGTAAGGTAACAGTTACATTTAGTACTAATGATAGTGTTGATTTAAGTACTATTATTAATAAAAAAGATTTAACAGTTAAGACTAATGGTCATGATATACCATCAAATAATGATGTAATGAGAGCATTACGTGATACTTACCAAGAAAAGTTAGATACTTCTTTTATTGCAATAGAAATTACTGCTACTAATAGTGCCACTATTACTAGTACAAATCAAAAAAAATATATTGGTAAAGTAATACTAAATTTAAATCTTGATATTAGAATTGCTCTTAAAGACGTTATTAATAAGGGATTAGATAAAATTGCTATTATAGGAAAAGTAATAACTTTAGAAGATGTTAATAGTGCATTGAAAAAACAATATTCAATGTTAAATATGAATGCTATTCAAGTAACGTTGCAAAATAATAGTGTTACTATTAAATCTATTAATCAATATGTATACACTGGTGCTGATGTAGTAATTAATAATTTACTTATTGATTTAAATAGTGTTTTAAATAATAAATTACCAACTTTTAATATTCCTGGACAAAACAAACCAAGTAAAGGACAATTAATTTCAGCACTTAAAACCTTTAATTTTGTAGAAAAGTAATGATACATGATAAAGTTTTATTTTTAGAGAATTTTTACACTAAATAATGTTACTTTTAACAAATTTTTAATTAAAAATAATATTTTAAGTGTAAATTGATGAATAATTTTTGGTCATCCATACTTTTCTACATAATTAAAACTTAAAACCGCTAACTATAATCTTGATGTAAGCAAAATTATAGTTGATAAAATTACTGATAATAGTGCAGTTATTAATGGTGATGGTAAATTTTATAGCAATGATACTATTGTTGTTACTTATGATTGTGATAAAACAGAACTTTTAAGTGATGTTTTTAAAAATTTAAATTTAGGAACAATTAAAACTAATGGATTATCAAAACCAAATATTGAAGAAATTAAAACTGCGATTAGTAAAAGTAATCCAAATGTAAAGTTAGATGCAATTAAATTTAGTGAAGATGATATTACCAATCAACAAGTAACTATTAGTGGTGATGAAACTATTTATAAAGGGAAGATAGTTGCTGATTTTACTATTGATAGTAGTATTATTAATAATGATCAACTAAATTATAATTATAGTGAAACTAATAGTGTTGGTTCATTAAAAAGTACTTGAACCAGCCCCGATATTACTCTATTATCTAATTGAACAAATTATGCACCAGATTGAGATAGTTTTTCTAATAAGTTTAGTAAATTAAGTTTTGGTGATAATTCGTATTTTAGTCTTTATTGTAATACTTATACTGATCAAAAATTAAAAGGTTCGCAATTAAGTATTAGTACTAATGATATTAATAATGATAGAAACAAAAATATATTTGAGCTTAGTTACTATTATGATGTTGGATTTTGAGGAGCCTTTCTTGAATTACATGGTTATATTCATATTTGACATGATGAAGAAAATGTTTATGTAAGCATTAATTGAAGCATTGATACAGTTAAATGTTTCCGTGATCGAGTATGGAATATTAACTTGCAAGGTGTAACCTTTAGTTAGAATTTAACAGATTATATTTATTTAGTTTTACTGTTAATCATATAATTTTGAAATATTAATTTTTATTAAAAAGATAAATGAGAGATAATACTCTCATTTTTAATATCTTTTTATATAAGTTAAGTAAACCTGAATTGTAAAATTAAAAAGGACACTTATATAAAAATTAAATTGTGTTAATTCTATAATTAAGAAAAGAAAGGAATTAGCACAATGTATAAGTATCTGACTATTGAATCAATAATAGCAATAAAAGAATATAAAAGTTATGGATTTTCGATTCGTAAAATAGCAAAAGCCATTGATTATAGTAAATCAACTGTACATAGAGTTTGTAGATTATTAAATCAAAACTTATTACCATTAGAAATATTGAATAAAATTCAAAAAAATAAACAAAATGCAGGTAGAAAATTAATAATTTTAACTTTAATAGAAATTAATACTATTAATCATTTGTTAATTACTAAAAATTATGCTCTTGATATAATTGCTAATTTTTTAAAGGAAAATAAAATAAAAAGTATTTCAACAAAAACTTTATATAACATGTTTAAAACAAATCGAATGGGTTTTGATGAAAATAACTTATTGAGAAAAGGAAAAAATAAACCTCACAAACAAAAAGAAACTAGGGGCAGAATTAATAATTGTAAGTCTATTCATGAAAGAAATTTAATCATTCCTAATATTAAAAATATAGAAGAATTTGGTCATTTAGAAGGTGATACTATCATTGGTAAAGATCATAAAAGTTCTATTATTACTTTAGCTGATATATGATCAAAAACCACAATTCCTTTAGCAACTAAAAATAATAAATCAGAAAATATTACAAAAAGTATAATAAAATTTATTTCAAAGTTACAAAAAGGAACAGTTAAAACTATTACTTTTGATCGTGGTAAAGAATTTAGTAAATGAAAATTAATCGAAAAAAATTGTAATGTTAAGATTTATTTTGCAGATCCTGGTAAACCTTGTCAAAGAGGTTTAAATGAAAATAATAATGGTATTTTAAGAAGATATTTACCAAAATCTACAGATCTATCTTCATATAAACAAAAAGATTTAAATACTATAGCATTTCAAATTAATTCTACACCCAGAAAATCACTATCTTATAAAAGACCAATAGATTTAATACAATTATTTTGGCAATGTTTAGTAATCTGTGTAACTTACAAAAATAACTATGTTTAATTAATTCTAGTAAATATAATTAAATGACTAGAAAGAGTGAGTTACAGATGGCTAAAAAACAAAATATTAATAATAATGATCCAATATCAAAAGCAGTAGATTTATTATTAGAAAATACTGAAGATTTAACAACAGTTTTTAAAGAAGGGGGTTTATATAAAGAATTAACAAAACGTTTAGTTGAAAAAATGTTGAATTCTGAAATGCAAAATTATTTAGGATATGAAAAAAATCAACATAGTAATACTGAAAATGCTCGTAATGGTACAAGTTCAAAAAAATTAATAACTCAACAAGGTAAAATTGAGATTGATGTACCAAGAGATCGCAATAGTGATTTTACTCCTGTAATAGTTGCAAAAAGACAGCGAAGATTTGATGGTTTTGATCAACAAGTGCTTTCACTATATGCAAAAGGTATGACTCTATCTGACATTAGAATGCAGTTACAAGAGTTATATCATGGTGCTGATATTAGTGAAAGTGTTATTAGTCAAATTACTGATGATGTTATTGATGATGTCAAAACATGACAAAATCGACCATTAGAAAGCGTTTATCCGATTGTTTATTTTGATTGTATAGTAGTTAAAGTTCGACAAGATAAACGGATTATTAATAAATCAGTTTATATAGCATTAGGAGTTGATTTAGAAGGTAAAAAAGATGTTTTAGGCTTATGAATTAGTGAAAATGAAGGTGCTAAATTTTGATTAGCTAATTTCACAGAAATGAAAAATCGAGGCTTAAATGATATTTTGATTGCTTGTAGTGATAATTTAACAGGCATGTCAGAAGCAATACAAGCAATTTATCCTAAAACAGAACATCAATTATGCATTGTTCATCAAATTCGAAATAGTTTAAAATATGTTTCATACAAACATCGAAAAACTCCTTTAATTTTGTAGAAAAGTAATGATACATGATAAAGTGTTATTTTTAGAGAATTTTTACACTAAATAATGTTACTTTTAACAAATTTTTAATTAAAAATAATATTTTAAGTGTAAATTGATGAATAATTTTTGGTCATCCATACTTTTCTACATAATTAAAAAAAACTCTAGTTACAGATTTAAAACCAATTTATAGTGCATGTAGTGAAGAACAAGCAATGCAAGCTTTAGAATCATTTGAAAGTAAATGAAATAAACAATATCCCCAAATTGCTAAATCTTGATATAAAAATTGAGAAAATTTGATGATTTTTATTAGTTATCCTGCAGAAATCAAACGAGTAATTTATACAACAAATGCTATTGAATCTGTTAATAGTCAATTACGAAAAGTTATTAGAAACAAAAAAGCTTTTCCTAATGATATGTCAGTTTTTAAAATATTTTATTTAGCAATTGAAAATATAACAAAAAAATGAACATTGCCTATTCAAAATTGAAATACAGCAATTGCTCATTTTATGATAAAATTTGAAGACAGAATTAATCTGAACTAGTACTTTGTAAAACAAAGATACACAGATTTCTAAAAAGCCTCATTATTTTAAAAAACTGTCCCATTTATATTTACAATTCAGGTCTATTAAAGTTAAAATTATTAATTTTCTACCTGCATTTTGTTTATTTTTTTGAATTTTATTCAATATTTCTAATGGTAATAAGTTTTGATTTAATAATCTACAAACTCTATGTACAGTTGATTTACTATAATCAATGGCTTTTGCTATTTTACGAATCGAAAATCCATAACTTTTATATTCTTTTATTGCTATTATTGATTCAATAGTCAGATACTTATACATTGTGCTAATTCCTTTCTTTTCTTAATTATAGAATTAACACAATTTAATTTTTATATAAGTGTCCTTTTTAATTTTACAATTCAGGTAAGTAAAAATATAAATAATGAATTCTTATTTAATAATCTTGAGTTAGAATTATCAATAAATAAATTCTGATATAAATTTTCTATTAAACTTTATAAAAAAGAAAAAGAAATAGTTAAATATTGAAAAGAACAGTACTTTGAATGTTATAAAAAACAATTTTTTGTAAAGAAAAACTTAGAAAATGATAATAAAATATCAAATTTTGTTATTAATAAAATTAATAAAGATGTACAAAATATTTCGGTTTCAACTCCTTCATTAAAAGTACATACATTAAAAATGTAAAATATATAACACGCTATTTTTTAATAAAATCATTTAAAAATCTAGAATTTATTTTTTTTCAAATTATGATATAATCACTTTAAATTAAGTATCGTTTTTCTTTTATTATTTGTTTTTATAATTTTTTATGTTAAGATTTGTTTATTATTAAAATGTATAAAATTGGTTTTTTAAAACCTAGAACGCGGAAGTTTTATATATGGATATTCAACAAGATTTT
This genomic window contains:
- a CDS encoding IS30 family transposase, coding for MYKYLTIESIIAIKEYKSYGFSIRKIAKAIDYSKSTVHRVCRLLNQNLLPLEILNKIQKNKQNAGRKLIILTLIEINTINHLLITKNYALDIIANFLKENKIKSISTKTLYNMFKTNRMGFDENNLLRKGKNKPHKQKETRGRINNCKSIHERNLIIPNIKNIEEFGHLEGDTIIGKDHKSSIITLADIWSKTTIPLATKNNKSENITKSIIKFISKLQKGTVKTITFDRGKEFSKWKLIEKNCNVKIYFADPGKPCQRGLNENNNGILRRYLPKSTDLSSYKQKDLNTIAFQINSTPRKSLSYKRPIDLIQLFWQCLVICVTYKNNYV
- a CDS encoding RsmE family RNA methyltransferase, with translation MECYFTNHKTNNILILDEEDSKHLIKVLCHKINDEIVIIHQEQKYLTKIIEITSVIKCEIIKTVPNSNSELRCKITLVISLLKEQKFDLVIQKAVELGVYQIVPLQLKRCVSVLTRTKAEQKVLRWQNIAKAAAKQSNRNLIPIVTPVVFDLKQLERYRSHLNLVAYENSLETSWISQINNKLSSITIIVGPEGGITKEEIATLTQLNFSNISLGKLILRAETAPLFLMSIINYETSLKS
- a CDS encoding IS30 family transposase; the protein is MYKYLTIESIIAIKEYKSYGFSIRKIAKAIDYSKSTVHRVCRLLNQNLLPLEILNKIQKNKQNAGRKLIILTLIEINTINHLLITKNYALDIIANFLKENKIKSISTKTLYNMFKTNRMGFDENNLLRKGKNKPHKQKETRGRINNCKSIHERNLIIPNIKNIEEFGHLEGDTIIGKDHKSSIITLADIWSKTTIPLATKNNKSENITKSIIKFISKLQKGTVKTITFDRGKEFSKWKLIEKNCNVKIYFADPGKPCQRGLNENNNGILRRYLPKSTDLSSYKQKDLNTIAFQINSTPRKSLSYKRPIDLIQLF